CGATTTTACCAAATTTTTAGGGTCGGTTTTGGCAATTTTTTCTATCTCTGCAAATTCTTTTTTGCTCAATTTCTGACCTGCCAAAGCATTCAATGCTTTAATTCGAACTTGATAGAAAGGGTCTTTTATCGCTTTCATTAGCAATGGATTATCCTGATTTTCTTCTGCAAATTCTACTGCTTGCCATCTGCTTTTGAAATCTTTGGCGTGTTGGTACTGAAAGGCGTATTCAGCAGGGGTTTTGTACGATGCTTCCACCCAAATAAGAACACCTCTCGGATTGACATTCACCAAATTAGGGTTTTTCTTCGCCGAGAAATAAAATTCGTTTTCCTTTTGAGCTTTTACCCAAACTTGGTGTCGGTGGTAATTCCCGTTTTCATAAATATCCACTTCCAAAGGAAACTCAAAAAGCACATCTTCTTCCTGATTTTGAATGATTTTCAAATGAACTTTCTGAGTTTTTGCATCGTAATTTTTTTCCACAGCCACGAAAGGATGCCCGTGAGAGAAAAACCACTGATTGAAAAACCAATTGAGGTCTTTTCCACTGACTTTTTCAAAGGAAAGTCTTAGCTGATGGGCTTCTCCTGTGCCGAATTCATAAGTTTTTAGGAAGTCTGTAATCCCTTGAAAAAAAGCCTCATCGCCCAAATAATCGCGAAGCATATGCAGAATCGCACCGCCTTTGTTGTACGAAACCAAATCAAACATATCTTCCTTGTCATCGTACCCAAAACGCACCAAATTTTTCAGAAAATCCGTTGAGCGGTGGCGGTATTGTCCCACTTTATTGTTGAGGTGATAGTCGGCAGCATCTTTTCCGTATTTGTATTCGTACCAAAGATATTCGGAATAATTGGCAAAAGATTCATTGATGGTGAGGTTTGCCCAGCTTTCGGTGGTTACCAAATCGCCAAACCAATGATGCCCCATTTCGTGAGCGATGATGGCTTCCCAATAGTTTTCGTCTGCCAAAACTTCGCTCGACTGATGAGCAGACTCAGCGTGACTTACCGCTGTGGTATTTTCCATTGCCCCTGCCACAAAATCGCGAACTACCATTTGAGCGTATTTCTGCCAAGGAAAATCGTATCCGAATTTTTTAGAGTAAAACTCCATCATTTCCGCCGTGTGACCAAAGATTTTCTTTGCCACCGATTCGTATTCTTTTTCCACATAATAATCTACGGGAATAGTGCCTCGCCACGGTGTGTCTTTCACTACGGCAAAATCGCCCACACCCATAAAGAAGAGGTACGGAGCGTGAGGTTTATCCATCACCCAATGGTCTGTGCGTAGGTGATTGGCTTCTTTTACGGAAGATTTTAAAATCCCGTTGGACAGCGTTACGAATTTATCGGGAACAGTCATATAAATTTCCTGCGTGGTTTTTTGGTTGGGCTTATCGATAGTGGGAAACCAGCACGATGAAGATTCGGTTTCGCCCTGCGTCCAAATTTGGGTAGGCACATCAGGAATTTCTCCTTTCGGATTGATGAAATACAAGCCTTTGGCATCACTTCTTGCCCCCTCTTTTTCAATGACTTTTTCAGGCTGTGCCGTATAGCGAATGTACACGGTGTAGTTTTCGTTTTTCTGATAGATTTTATCCAATTTTATTTTCAGAAAATCGTTTTCATAGGCATATTTCAGCGGTTGGTCATTGAGTTTTACCTCGTGGATGAGCATCGACTTGGCATCTAAAATTAGGCTATCGGTAGCATAAAAATAAGGCGAAGCCGTGAGCCATTCTTCACCATTTAGGGTTTGATTCTCAAAGTTAAAGCCTACTTTGAGTTTGGTATGTTGGAGTTTGGTTTTCATTTCGGAAGTCGCTCGGTGAAGGGTTCTCCCCGAAGTATCGGTTTGGGCGTAAAGGCAAGTTCCACCCCATAAAGCAATGGCAAAAAGTATGTATTTCATATTATCCTTTTTTGGTGCAAAAATACAAGGTTTTTTGAAGTGGGATACGATTTTTGAATTTAAAATTACTGAGATAAGAGTCTTCGAGTTCGCTCAGACTGACACGAAATTTTTCTTGTTGAGCAGGGAAGAAGTGTTTGTACCTATTATAGTTATGCTAAATCTTAAAAATATTTGGTTTTGTGTGAATTGTTTAAAAAAGAAAAACGCTCCTTGATAAGGGCGTTTTTGTGTATCTTTTGGTTATGGCTCTATCCTGTCTCTATCGTTTCTCTATCTCTTTTGTAGTTTGAAAAATTTATAGCTGGACTTCTTTTTCAGTTAGATTGTCAGGGTTATCAGTAGCACGGACGATAATTTTATCGCCTGAAAGATTGGGATTGTTGACCGTTGCGGTGTAAATCCATTCCAAACCATTGTCAATAGCGTTTCCTTTTTCGACTAATGTTCCTTCGGAATTTTGAATTTCAACGGTTACTGCTTTTACTGCAAAATCATCATAAGCCTTGATTTTGATAAGGTCGCCCACCTGCCCTGTATATGCTGAAAGGTCAATTTGTTCAATTTTTGGAGCGTTCATCAGGTCGGCAACGGCGATGTTGTAGCTATTTAAGCCTTCTTTTTTGGCGGCTGCCTCATCATACATTTGTTTGGTGGTAGGGTTTTGCAATGCTCCTTTGGCGTAAATGACCGCTTTTTGGAATTTTTGATGATGCTCTTTTTGTTTGTCTGAAAATTCTGCTTTGCGTTTGGGAGCTTTGGAAACAATGGTTTTTCCGTTTCGTTGCGAGAAGACTAAAATATCTCCCACTTTTCCACTCAATCCGTGGGTTACGATGTTGTTCTTTGATTGTGCCATTTTTTTGATATTAGTTATTAATATAGTTTCTTAGATTCAACTTGTAAAAGCAACTTTCCGTTATTATTGATAGTTTTCAAATATATCTCTTTTGGACTAAAAAATAAATCTTTTGCGTGGTCTTGCATTTAAAATTTATTGAACTTCCTTATATCATTGGGGCTTTTTATTGGATTGTGCGCTTAGGCTTCTCTTGCGTTTGGCTACGCCGAACCACTTCGCTGGGTTTTGCAAAAACGATGTTATCTGCCGTTTTTATTCTTCGGTCAGTTCTTTTTGTGTTTTCTTTGGAAGTCCAGCAACAACTAAATGATAAGAGTTTAATATCCATTCTTTCATTTGTTTGTCGGTAATTTTTCCTGTCGTTTTTACGCTGTTCCAAAGTTTTTTGTTCATATAGTAACCTGGTGTAACCTCACTATATTTTTCTCTTAAAGTTATCGCTTCTTCTGGGTCGCATTTTAAGTTTAGAAACTCAAAAGTTTCAATGTCAGTGGCACAAAACATTTTTCCTTTTACCGAAAATACCAGTGTTTTATCGTCAAAAGGCATTTTTTCTTCTGCTCCTTTTAACGACAAACAAAAGTTTCTTACTTCTTCTATATTCATAATTATTCAGCTTTTTCCGCAAATCCAAGAATATAACCGTTTAAGTCTTTTACATAAAACTCTTGCATTCCGTACCAAGTCGTTTTTAGTTCGGTTAATTCAATATTTTTACTTTTCAGGTCTTGATAGAATTCTTGTATGCCTTCTACTTCCATATAAAATGAAACAGTTGCTCCAATAGTCTGTCCTTTTGCAAAAACAACATCATTTTTAAATGTGTCTGAGCGTTGAAACATAAATTCTACATTGTCTTTTTGCATCATTGCGTAAACATATTCTTTGTTTTTTGCAAAAGTTTGTTCAATTCTGTCTTGTGTTTCGGGAACTGCCATAATGAGGTTAAAACCGAAATTTTCTGCATAAAAAGCAACCGTTTTTTTGATGTCGGATACTTCAAAGTTTGGTGAAAGTTTGCTAATTTTCATTTTTATTTGAATTTAAAATTAGGTCACAAAATTACTTTCAATCCATCTTTGATAATTGTAAAAATCGGTCGTTTTTATTTTGGTTTAATTCTTTTGGAGTTACGCCAGTATATTTCTTAATTTCTTTTATGAAATGAGCTTGGTCAAAATAATCAGGATTTGGATTTAGATTGCCGTTTGAAATTTCTTCGTATGTAGCGTTGCAACGCACAATGTTTAAAAACTCTTTTAGAGTAATTCCAAATCGTGTTTGAAAATACCTGTTTATTTGTCGGCTACTCCAAAAAACTTTGTTTGAAATTTCGGCAACTGTTTTAATTTTTTGTTCATAAACGAAGTCGAACAGTTTTAATTTTCTACTGTCAATTTGCTTTAAATGCTTTATTGAGGTCTCTAAATTATTCGAGATTTCATAAGTAAATTTTTCAAATTCATCAGTTTTATATTTGTCAATGCTCCAAAATGAAAAAGGTAAATTTACGATTGAATCTAAAATTGATTTGATCTCTTTTTGGAAGATATATTCAATGGCTAAGAGTTTAAACCTAATCGCAAAAAATTTAGTGTTTTTAGAGATTTGTATATCTTTTGGTTTTGTCCAAATTCCTGTGAGTTTAACAGTTGTCAATGTTTCGTTTTCAAACTCTGCAATTAAGTCAAAGTAGCCGTCAGGTAAAATGGTGTGTTGTAATGCTGTGTTAGTAGTTTCGTAATACCAAAAACATTGCACAAAGTTGTTCAAAAATCCATTCGGTTTAATTTCTCTGTATTTCATTACTGTGGTGTTATAAAATGGCTTAGATTCAACTTATAAAAGTAGCTTTTCCGTTATTATTAATTGTTTCTTGGGTTTGAAAATCAGTTTTATAGATAATGTTTTCATTCTTTCGCATACATCAGTGATACCACTTTCAACATATCCGTCAACAAAGGCTTGTTGCTTTTTGGGATTAGGCTCTGCGGGGACTTCCAACGTCCAATAACATTTTATAAAATCAGATAAATCTTTATGAGGAGCAAAAGTTTGGTAATTCATTGTTAGAGTGTTTTTCCCACAAAAGTACAATGTTTTTCAAAATACGATTAGAATTATTCACAAAACGCCCCAACTAAGGAGCGTTTTTTGTGTCTTTTTACTATGTATGTTTTAAGTTAATCCGTGGGTTACGATGTTGTTCCTTGATTGTGCCATTTTTTTGTAGTTTAGATGTTAATCCTAAATTATTTGAAAAATACCCTCTATTGTTTGGTTATAATTTTTCAAAACCATCATCGTGATTTTATAGAAGTAACAACTATTGTTGAGAATGTAATCCGATTTTATTTCCCTCAGTATCTGAAAACAGAGCAAAAAATCCCATTTCGGGGCTGATTTCTGTTTTGGGTAATATAATTTTTCCACCATTGGGTTCCACCTTATCTAAAATAGGTTGTAAGTCAGTTTCGGCATTGAAATAAACCATTGTACCATTGATGGAAGGCTGTACATTTTCGTCTTTTATTAAACTGACATTTACACCTTCATTTTCACTCAACAACACTCCCATTTGGGTTCCGTCCATATCAATTTCCTCAATATCAATATTTAAAAGTGCTTTGTAAAAAGTTACTGCCCGAGAAAAATCTGTTGTTGGAATTTCTACTATTGAAATTAAATTCTTCATAAATGCTAATTTTTATTATTTCGAATGCAAAATTAGCGGGTTTGTCATTATTAAAATTGTACAAATGCGACAATTATTCCTTAGCATACATCAATGAGGCAACTTCCATCGAGGTATCTTTCCAAAAAGTTTTTGGACAAATCCCTGTGAATTCTTTAAAATCACGAATAAAATGGGCTTGGTCGTAGTAATCGGCATCGTAAGCAATATGATAAAGTTTGTCAGTGGGATTGTTAAGAAGCATTCGCAAGGCGGTTTGTAGTCTGATGATTTTTCCTAACTGCTTGGGAGTAAGCCCGATTTTTTGTGAAAACTTACGTTGTAATTGACGTTGGTAGTTTGGGGTTTCTTTCAATAGTGAACTAACGGAACTATTGCCTTTTGTAGCAAAGAGCATATCAATCGTATTTTTTACAATACAATCGGAAATTTTCTTTTGGCTAAGCATCTCGAAAAGAAGACTTTCAATGACGGATATTCGCTGTTGAGTATTGGTCGCTTGGTTGATTTGTAGTGTTGCTTTTTGGGAGAAATTTTTGTCGAAAATCTGATGTAAAGGCAACACTTTATCTGTTAAATCTTTCAGAGGACATTGAATAATATTAGCAAATCCGTAGGGGAAAAATTTCACAGCAAAAGTATCTACATTTCCTGTAGGCTCGAAGAAAAAGGGCTTTATAGTATGTCCCAATATCATTGCACGAGGTTGGAGCGTATAACCTTGTTCATCAGTATAAGATTTTACGTCTTCAGCAAGATGAAAAATCATTTCAATATATCCATCGGCAATGGCTCGTTGCTTTTCGGGATTAGGCTCTGCGGGGACTTCCAACGTCCAATAACATTTTATAAAATCGGATAAATCTTTATGAGGAGCAAAAGTTTGGTAATTCATTGTTGGAGTGTTTTTCTCACAAAAGTACAATGTTTTTCAAAATACAATAAAATTATTCAAAAAACGCTCCAATTATGGAGCGTTTATAATTCTGATTTTATTTATTTTTAATCCCACTGATTATTCGTGGATAGAGCGTATTTTCCACCGCCCGTAAAAGCTAATGCCAAGGCTCCGAAGAGGAACAATCCTGCAAGTTCTGCTACCCAACCGCCGTGCTGCGTGAGGGCAAAAAGGTTGTCGTATCCTAAGAACAGAATCATTAAACCTGTGGCTGCCAATACCAAAGCCGAGATACGTGTACGGAAACCAATTACGATGAGTAGCGGTGCAATAATTTCTCCCACAAAAACACCATAGCTGATAAATGCCGGTAATCCTTTGGCTTCCAAAAGCGACTGAATGTACCCCAACGCTCCTGAGTTCAGTAATTTATGAATTCCGTGTGGAATCATTAGCAATCCTACGGACAGACGAAGAATTAAAAGTCCTAAATCTTTGTTTTGAAATATGTTCATTGTACTTTAATTTTTTTATGGCAATTGCATTGGCACTTCCATCAACAGAACTTGTGAATCTTCAAGAGCTTGTAAATTAAATTCCGAAGTATCATAAATTCCGTAACCATCTCTTTGGTCTAATACTTGGTCGCCTATTTTTGCTTTCCCTTTGATAACGAATACATATACTCCGTTACCTTCTTTGTTTAGTTTGTATGTTTTTGAGTTTCCAGAGGTAAAGTTCGCCATATTGAACCACGCATCTTGGTGAATCCATACGCCTGCATCATCAGGGTTAGGCGATAAAATTTGTTGGAAATCGTTGATTTTCTTATCTTTTTCGATATTGATTTGATCGTAACGAGGTTTAACTCCTCTTTGGCGAGGCAAAACCCAAATTTGCAAGAATTTCACAGTTTCACCTTGATTGCCGTTCATTTCGCTGTGCATGATTCCCGTTCCGGCACTCATCACTTGGATTTCTCCTTTGCGGATGATACCTTCATTACCCATACTATCGCCGTGTTTTAGGTCGCCCTCCAAAGGAATACTGATGATTTCCATATCACGGTGTGGGTGCGTTCCGAAGCCCATTCCACCTTTTACGGTATCGTCATTTAATACACGAAGAACACCGAAGTTCATTCTCTGTGGATTGTAATATTCTGCAAAGCTAAAAGTGTGATAACTGTTTAACCATCCGTGGTTTGCGTGTCCTCTGCTGTCTGCTTTATGATAAACTGCTTTCATTTGTTTGTTGTTTTTATTGTTTGATTTTGTTTTTTGTCCGAAACTGTAACTGCTCAAAAGAGCTACACTTAAAAATAGTAAAATTTTTCGCATCGATTTAATTTTTTAATACTTCGTTATTGATGATGCAAAGATACTACGGACATCCACCGCCAAGCATTGATATAAATCAAGAAAGAATATCTTCTGAAATAACTTATTCCCTCAGTATTCTAATATGTTGAAATATAAACAATTACTTATTCAATCTAAAAGAACAAAATCTGTATAAACAAGGCAAATGTAGAAGTTTTATTGATTATATGCAAGGGGGTGTTTTAAAAACAAAAAAGTCGGTTTTTGACCGACTTTTAAATTTATAAACTTTACGAAAACCTAAACTTATACGATTTCGGTTTGTATTTCTATCTGATTGGTAAGTAGCTTGTGTATTGGGCAAGATTCTGCTACTTTGTGCAGTCTTTCGATTTGTTTTTCGTCCAGATTGCCATTGAAATGTATTTTTCGGGTAAATACCGCTTGGCGTTCGGTGGTGTTGTTTTCTATATCTACATCTATTTCAATGCTTTCCACTTCCCATTCCTTGCGGTCTATGTACATTTTCAAAGTGGCAGCCGTGCAACTTGCCAATGAACTCGCCAATACTTCCAGCGGATTAAAACCCTTGTTTTGTCCGCCCAAACTTACAGGTTCGTCGGTAATTATCTTATTTTCGCCTGCTACAATTTCCGTATAGAAATTGGTTTTTCCTAATGTTGCTTTTACACTTGCTTTCATTTTTCTAAGATTTTGAACCACATAGAAACATAGATTATTTTATGTACTTATGCGATTGGTTTATATTTTAAGTTAAACCGCATAGGCATAGAGATTACTTTATACTTATGAGGTTGTTTTTTAAAGGTTTGAACCACATAGAAAACGTAGGATTTTAATTTTTTTCTATGTACCTATTACATTTCTACTATTTGCTATCTTGGTAATCGACTAAAATATTCATTAACGAATGTTTTTTGTCCTTCTTTAAAAATATTTGAACAATTGAAATTTATTAAAATTCCTTTCGGACATTTCAGCAATTTCATATAAGTGAGCAATTGAGCTTCGTGTATAGGCAGTAGCTCCTGTACGGCTTTCAACTCTACTACAATTGATTGATTCACTAATAAATCACACCGAAAATCTATATCCAAATACTTTTCTTTATAAATAATAGGGATACGCATTTCGG
This genomic window from Capnocytophaga canimorsus contains:
- a CDS encoding MmcQ/YjbR family DNA-binding protein, whose protein sequence is MNIEEVRNFCLSLKGAEEKMPFDDKTLVFSVKGKMFCATDIETFEFLNLKCDPEEAITLREKYSEVTPGYYMNKKLWNSVKTTGKITDKQMKEWILNSYHLVVAGLPKKTQKELTEE
- a CDS encoding DUF6597 domain-containing transcriptional factor encodes the protein MNYQTFAPHKDLSDFIKCYWTLEVPAEPNPKKQQAFVDGYVESGITDVCERMKTLSIKLIFKPKKQLIITEKLLL
- a CDS encoding AraC family transcriptional regulator, with translation MNYQTFAPHKDLSDFIKCYWTLEVPAEPNPEKQRAIADGYIEMIFHLAEDVKSYTDEQGYTLQPRAMILGHTIKPFFFEPTGNVDTFAVKFFPYGFANIIQCPLKDLTDKVLPLHQIFDKNFSQKATLQINQATNTQQRISVIESLLFEMLSQKKISDCIVKNTIDMLFATKGNSSVSSLLKETPNYQRQLQRKFSQKIGLTPKQLGKIIRLQTALRMLLNNPTDKLYHIAYDADYYDQAHFIRDFKEFTGICPKTFWKDTSMEVASLMYAKE
- a CDS encoding DoxX family protein, with the translated sequence MNIFQNKDLGLLILRLSVGLLMIPHGIHKLLNSGALGYIQSLLEAKGLPAFISYGVFVGEIIAPLLIVIGFRTRISALVLAATGLMILFLGYDNLFALTQHGGWVAELAGLFLFGALALAFTGGGKYALSTNNQWD
- a CDS encoding DUF6597 domain-containing transcriptional factor, which codes for MKYREIKPNGFLNNFVQCFWYYETTNTALQHTILPDGYFDLIAEFENETLTTVKLTGIWTKPKDIQISKNTKFFAIRFKLLAIEYIFQKEIKSILDSIVNLPFSFWSIDKYKTDEFEKFTYEISNNLETSIKHLKQIDSRKLKLFDFVYEQKIKTVAEISNKVFWSSRQINRYFQTRFGITLKEFLNIVRCNATYEEISNGNLNPNPDYFDQAHFIKEIKKYTGVTPKELNQNKNDRFLQLSKMD
- a CDS encoding GxxExxY protein, with product MTITKTYLDSLTYEIIGSAIEVHKIMGSGLLESVYHQCMREELKIRGIDFLTEMRIPIIYKEKYLDIDFRCDLLVNQSIVVELKAVQELLPIHEAQLLTYMKLLKCPKGILINFNCSNIFKEGQKTFVNEYFSRLPR
- a CDS encoding pirin family protein, yielding MKAVYHKADSRGHANHGWLNSYHTFSFAEYYNPQRMNFGVLRVLNDDTVKGGMGFGTHPHRDMEIISIPLEGDLKHGDSMGNEGIIRKGEIQVMSAGTGIMHSEMNGNQGETVKFLQIWVLPRQRGVKPRYDQINIEKDKKINDFQQILSPNPDDAGVWIHQDAWFNMANFTSGNSKTYKLNKEGNGVYVFVIKGKAKIGDQVLDQRDGYGIYDTSEFNLQALEDSQVLLMEVPMQLP
- a CDS encoding OsmC family protein; the encoded protein is MKASVKATLGKTNFYTEIVAGENKIITDEPVSLGGQNKGFNPLEVLASSLASCTAATLKMYIDRKEWEVESIEIDVDIENNTTERQAVFTRKIHFNGNLDEKQIERLHKVAESCPIHKLLTNQIEIQTEIV
- a CDS encoding M1 family metallopeptidase, yielding MKYILFAIALWGGTCLYAQTDTSGRTLHRATSEMKTKLQHTKLKVGFNFENQTLNGEEWLTASPYFYATDSLILDAKSMLIHEVKLNDQPLKYAYENDFLKIKLDKIYQKNENYTVYIRYTAQPEKVIEKEGARSDAKGLYFINPKGEIPDVPTQIWTQGETESSSCWFPTIDKPNQKTTQEIYMTVPDKFVTLSNGILKSSVKEANHLRTDHWVMDKPHAPYLFFMGVGDFAVVKDTPWRGTIPVDYYVEKEYESVAKKIFGHTAEMMEFYSKKFGYDFPWQKYAQMVVRDFVAGAMENTTAVSHAESAHQSSEVLADENYWEAIIAHEMGHHWFGDLVTTESWANLTINESFANYSEYLWYEYKYGKDAADYHLNNKVGQYRHRSTDFLKNLVRFGYDDKEDMFDLVSYNKGGAILHMLRDYLGDEAFFQGITDFLKTYEFGTGEAHQLRLSFEKVSGKDLNWFFNQWFFSHGHPFVAVEKNYDAKTQKVHLKIIQNQEEDVLFEFPLEVDIYENGNYHRHQVWVKAQKENEFYFSAKKNPNLVNVNPRGVLIWVEASYKTPAEYAFQYQHAKDFKSRWQAVEFAEENQDNPLLMKAIKDPFYQVRIKALNALAGQKLSKKEFAEIEKIAKTDPKNLVKSAAMWTLAATQNRKYLPVFENALGVHSAAIQNAALNGIGKIDPTRAKNFLLKSAPENFTSDQLVWVFSVIVDNKMEKYLPKVLPYIIYYPFIEKDNPKQAEIFRKGYLWAMSLDDKALVEIIAKSFRAAAPYSDKGSEANKATIRVLDEGIAAKRKLSPTASVQQQIQLLEEVKALF
- a CDS encoding VOC family protein, which produces MKISKLSPNFEVSDIKKTVAFYAENFGFNLIMAVPETQDRIEQTFAKNKEYVYAMMQKDNVEFMFQRSDTFKNDVVFAKGQTIGATVSFYMEVEGIQEFYQDLKSKNIELTELKTTWYGMQEFYVKDLNGYILGFAEKAE
- a CDS encoding VOC family protein, translated to MKNLISIVEIPTTDFSRAVTFYKALLNIDIEEIDMDGTQMGVLLSENEGVNVSLIKDENVQPSINGTMVYFNAETDLQPILDKVEPNGGKIILPKTEISPEMGFFALFSDTEGNKIGLHSQQ